From the genome of Brienomyrus brachyistius isolate T26 chromosome 8, BBRACH_0.4, whole genome shotgun sequence, one region includes:
- the LOC125748124 gene encoding G-protein coupled receptor 37-like 1 yields the protein MKHFCTLMLLLVEAAEPASVASLNFSQDEQRSSLGRTPTWPTWEYDSIMGVNRYKDGELRNYNTPLFKSDPTHRRAPRGAKLKSIHAIDQQIPLRYKYDNSTTPKTTKHTNIPWTVDNDSGERASGSPDDSGNRSSTKRTRQRIYNPLYPVMGSSYSAYGVMFLSLIVFAVGIVGNLAVMCIVWHNYYMKSAWNCILAGLAFWDFLILFSCLPVVVFNEITKKRLLGDVSCKIVPYLEVSSQGVTTFSLCALAIDRFHAATSMQPKAQRLESCQSILAKLAVVWVGSMVLALPELLLWQVSQDTPAPPRILEESCSMRPSPSLPESVYSLALTYHDARMWWHFGCYFCLPVLFTLSCQLVTRRVTCRDDSSFPPAGPKHAEWHGGRRLDSVVTVLALVYGACTLPASGCSAALAYGSERMPPGARSLLALVAQFLLFARASATPLLLLCLCRPLGRAFADCCCCCCCMDHLSDSDSSTPTTPSTPSTPSTASSSAPISGVQALGPPSVRLIKSMRSLSDMAIGTPC from the exons ATGAAACACTTTTGCACACTGATGCTGTTGCTGGTGGAAGCCGCCGAGCCAGCAAGTGTTGCTTCTCTGAACTTTTCGCAGGACGAGCAACGATCGTCTTTGGGACGAACTCCTACCTGGCCAACATGGGAATATGACTCGATCATGGGGGTGAATAGATATAAGGATGGTGAGCTAAGAAATTATAATACCCCTCTGTTTAAATCCGACCCCACGCACAGAAGAGCACCGCGGGGCGCAAAGTTGAAGAGCATCCATGCAATTGACCAACAGATTCCGCTCAGGTACAAATATGACAATTCTACTACACCAAAAACTACCAAGCACACAAACATCCCATGGACAGTGGATAACGACAGTGGGGAAAGGGCAAGCGGCTCTCCTGATGACTCAGGGAACCGCAGCTCCACGAAGAGGACAAGGCAGCGGATCTACAATCCGCTGTATCCCGTCATGGGCAGCTCCTACAGCGCCTACGGGGTGATGTTCCTGTCGCTCATCGTCTTTGCCGTGGGCATCGTCGGCAACTTGGCGGTGATGTGCATCGTGTGGCACAACTATTACATGAAGAGCGCCTGGAACTGCATCCTGGCTGGTCTGGCTTTTTGGGATTTTTTGATACTTTTTTCCTGCTTGCCTGTGGTGGTCTTCAATGAGATAACCAAGAAACGCTTGTTGGGGGACGTATCCTGCAAGATCGTGCCTTACCTAGAG GTGTCTTCCCAGGGTGTGACCACCTTCAGCCTGTGTGCCTTGGCCATCGACCGCTTCCACGCGGCCACCAGTATGCAGCCCAAGGCCCAGCGGTTGGAGTCATGCCAATCCATCCTGGCCAAGCTGGCCGTGGTGTGGGTGGGCTCCATGGTGTTGGCATTGCCCGAGCTGTTGCTGTGGCAGGTGAGCCAGGATACTCCAGCGCCCCCTAGAATCCTGGAGGAGTCTTGCTCCATGAGGCCATCTCCCAGCCTTCCAGAGTCGGTCTACTCATTGGCGCTCACCTATCATGATGCACGCATGTGGTGGCACTTTGGGTgctacttctgcctgcctgtacTCTTCACACTCTCCTGCCAGCTGGTCACTCGGAGGGTCACATGCCGCGACGACAGCTCCTTCCCACCCGCGGGCCCCAAGCATGCTGAGTGGCATGGGGGACGGCGTCTGGACTCGGTGGTGACGGTGCTGGCACTGGTGTACGGTGCGTGCACGCTGCCCGCCAGCGGCTGCAGTGCGGCGCTGGCCTACGGCTCTGAGCGCATGCCCCCTGGCGCTCGCTCGCTGCTGGCCCTGGTCGCCCAGTTCCTTCTGTTTGCCCGGGCTTCAGCCACCCCCCTGCTCCTACTGTGCCTGTGCCGCCCGCTTGGCAGAGCCTTCGccgactgctgctgctgctgctgctgcatggACCACCTGTCTGACAGCGATTCCTCCACCCCTACCACACCCTCCACACCTTCCACCCCATCCACAGCTTCCTCCAGCGCCCCCATCAGCGGGGTCCAGGCTTTGGGACCTCCGTCTGTCCGCCTCATTAAAAGCATGCGCAGTCTGTCTGACATGGCCATCGGGACCCCATGCTGA